A genomic window from Synechococcus sp. CBW1107 includes:
- the ftsH gene encoding ATP-dependent zinc metalloprotease FtsH — MNQRWRLFALWLLPLGVALFLGWQVLGNGGASRFTPEGRTDTVAPRNAAVARMSYGRFLDYIDAGRVTAVDIFDGGRSAVIEAVDPDLDNRVQRLRVDLPGLAPELINNLKSQGISFDIHPPRTTPPALGILGNLLFPLLLIGSLIFLARRSSSMPGGPGQAMQFGKTKARFAMEAETGVMFDDVAGVEEAKEDLEEVVTFLKQPERFTSVGAKIPKGVLLVGPPGTGKTLLAKAIAGEAGVPFFSLSGSEFVEMFVGVGASRVRDLFKRAKENSPCLIFIDEIDAVGRQRGAGIGGGNDEREQTLNQLLTEMDGFEGNSGIIIIAATNRPDVLDSALMRPGRFDRQVSVDAPDIKGRLSILKVHSRNKKLAQDVSLEAIARRTPGFTGADLANLLNEAAILTARRRKEATTLAEIDDAVDRVIAGMEGKPLTDGRSKRLIAYHEVGHALVGTLVKDHDPVQKVTLVPRGQAQGLTWFAPDEEQMLVSRAQLKARIMGALGGRVAEDVVFGHAEVTTGAGGDIQQVASMARQMVTRFGMSDLGPVSLEAGNQEVFLGRDLMTRSDVSDSISRRIDEQIRSIVDLCYRDTQALVASHRDCMDRLVEMLIEKETLDGDEFRAVVAEFTTIPEKDRFSPLLPAA; from the coding sequence ATGAATCAGCGCTGGCGTCTTTTCGCTCTCTGGCTGCTCCCGCTCGGAGTGGCCCTTTTCCTCGGCTGGCAGGTGCTGGGGAACGGAGGCGCCAGCCGCTTCACTCCCGAGGGACGCACCGACACGGTGGCCCCCCGCAACGCGGCGGTGGCGAGGATGAGCTATGGCCGTTTCCTCGACTACATCGACGCCGGACGGGTCACGGCCGTGGACATCTTCGACGGGGGCCGCAGCGCGGTGATTGAAGCGGTGGATCCCGATCTCGACAACCGCGTGCAGCGCCTTCGGGTCGATCTGCCCGGCCTCGCACCTGAACTGATCAACAACCTGAAGTCTCAGGGCATCAGCTTCGACATTCACCCACCCCGCACCACACCACCCGCACTGGGCATTCTCGGCAACCTGCTGTTCCCCCTGCTGCTGATCGGCTCGCTGATCTTCCTGGCCCGCCGCTCCTCATCCATGCCCGGTGGCCCTGGTCAGGCGATGCAGTTCGGCAAGACCAAGGCCCGCTTCGCCATGGAAGCGGAAACCGGCGTGATGTTCGATGACGTGGCCGGCGTCGAGGAAGCCAAGGAAGATCTCGAGGAAGTGGTCACCTTCCTGAAGCAGCCGGAACGCTTCACTTCCGTGGGCGCCAAGATTCCCAAGGGTGTGCTGCTGGTCGGACCTCCCGGAACCGGCAAGACCCTGCTGGCCAAAGCCATCGCCGGCGAGGCCGGGGTGCCCTTCTTCTCCCTCTCCGGTTCGGAATTCGTGGAGATGTTCGTGGGCGTCGGAGCCAGCCGCGTGCGCGATCTGTTCAAGCGAGCCAAGGAAAACAGTCCCTGTCTGATCTTCATCGACGAGATCGATGCGGTGGGCCGCCAGCGCGGAGCAGGGATCGGTGGCGGCAACGATGAGCGGGAGCAGACCCTCAACCAGCTGCTCACCGAGATGGACGGTTTCGAGGGCAACAGCGGCATCATCATCATCGCCGCCACCAACCGCCCCGATGTGCTCGATTCGGCTCTGATGCGGCCGGGCCGTTTCGATCGCCAGGTGAGCGTCGATGCTCCGGACATCAAGGGACGGCTTTCGATCCTCAAGGTTCACTCCCGCAACAAGAAGCTCGCCCAGGACGTCTCCCTCGAGGCCATCGCCCGCCGCACTCCCGGATTCACCGGAGCCGACCTGGCCAACCTGCTCAACGAAGCGGCCATTCTCACCGCCCGGCGCCGCAAGGAGGCCACAACGCTCGCCGAGATCGATGATGCCGTCGACCGGGTGATCGCCGGCATGGAAGGCAAGCCCCTGACCGATGGCCGGAGCAAGCGCCTCATCGCTTACCACGAAGTGGGCCATGCTCTGGTGGGTACCCTTGTGAAGGATCACGATCCTGTTCAGAAGGTCACCCTGGTCCCCCGCGGCCAGGCCCAGGGACTCACCTGGTTCGCACCGGACGAAGAGCAGATGCTCGTCAGCCGTGCCCAGCTCAAGGCCCGCATCATGGGAGCCCTGGGGGGACGCGTGGCGGAGGACGTGGTCTTTGGCCACGCCGAGGTCACCACCGGAGCCGGCGGTGACATTCAGCAGGTGGCGAGCATGGCCCGCCAGATGGTGACCCGCTTCGGAATGAGCGATCTCGGACCGGTCTCGCTGGAGGCCGGAAATCAGGAGGTGTTTCTCGGTCGTGACCTCATGACCCGCAGTGATGTCTCCGATTCCATCTCCCGCCGTATCGACGAGCAGATCCGCAGCATCGTCGATCTCTGCTATCGCGACACTCAGGCTCTGGTGGCCAGCCACCGGGATTGCATGGACCGCCTGGTGGAGATGCTGATCGAGAAGGAAACCCTCGATGGAGATGAGTTCCGGGCCGTGGTGGCCGAGTTCACGACGATTCCTGAGAAGGACCGCTTCTCACCCCTTCTGCCGGCGGCCTGA
- the clpP gene encoding ATP-dependent Clp endopeptidase proteolytic subunit ClpP, translated as MIPIVIEDSGRGERAFDIYSRLLRERIIFLGEPVTAESANRVVAQLLFLEAEDPEKDIFLYINSPGGSVYDGLGIFDTMQHIKPDVQTVCVGLAASMGAFLLTAGAKGKRSSLHHSRIMIHQPLGGARGQASDIRIQADEILYLKDKLNRELSDRTGQPLDRIQLDTDRDFFMSPAEAVSYGLIDKVIEKRPVRPV; from the coding sequence ATGATCCCGATCGTGATTGAGGATTCGGGCCGGGGTGAGCGCGCCTTTGATATCTACTCCAGGCTCCTGCGCGAGAGGATCATCTTTCTGGGCGAGCCAGTGACGGCAGAATCCGCCAATCGGGTGGTGGCGCAGCTTCTGTTTCTGGAGGCGGAAGATCCTGAGAAAGATATCTTTCTCTACATCAACTCCCCCGGCGGATCCGTCTACGACGGACTCGGCATCTTCGACACGATGCAGCACATCAAGCCCGACGTCCAGACGGTCTGTGTGGGCCTGGCCGCGAGCATGGGTGCCTTCCTGCTCACGGCTGGAGCCAAGGGCAAGCGCAGCAGCCTCCACCACTCACGCATCATGATTCACCAGCCCCTGGGCGGGGCCCGCGGGCAAGCCAGCGACATCCGCATTCAGGCGGACGAAATTCTCTACCTCAAGGACAAACTGAACCGGGAGCTCTCCGATCGCACCGGCCAACCTCTCGATCGCATCCAGCTCGACACTGACCGGGACTTCTTCATGTCACCGGCCGAGGCGGTGAGCTACGGGCTGATCGACAAAGTGATCGAAAAGCGTCCTGTCCGGCCGGTCTAG
- the clpS gene encoding ATP-dependent Clp protease adapter ClpS, whose amino-acid sequence MAAPGVQTIPAGIRQRQHYPHLRVVVLDDDVNTFQHVVNCLVRYLPGMGPDRAWELAHQIDSEGSAVVWSGPQEQAELYHQQLSQEGLTMAPLERE is encoded by the coding sequence ATGGCAGCACCGGGAGTTCAGACGATCCCGGCGGGGATCCGGCAACGCCAGCACTATCCCCATCTCCGGGTCGTCGTGCTCGACGATGATGTCAACACCTTCCAGCACGTGGTGAACTGCCTGGTGCGTTACCTGCCGGGCATGGGACCCGACCGGGCCTGGGAGCTGGCCCATCAGATCGACTCCGAGGGTTCCGCCGTGGTCTGGAGCGGGCCCCAGGAGCAGGCTGAGCTGTACCACCAGCAACTCAGCCAGGAAGGGCTGACGATGGCACCTCTCGAGCGGGAGTGA
- the pyk gene encoding pyruvate kinase yields MAQPDLSRRTKIVATIGPATESPQRLRDLIQAGATTFRLNFSHGDHSEHAARIATIRQVAHELGIHVGILQDLQGPKIRLGRFEGGPITLANGDPFALTSRPVSCNQSIATITYDRLADEVTAGSRILLDDGRVEMVVKSVDIPERTLHCTVVVGGVLSNNKGVNFPDVQLSIRALTTKDREDLSFGLQQEVDWVALSFVRNPSDMQEIRELISAQGYSTPVIAKIEKFEAIDQIDAILPLCDGVMVARGDLGVEMPAEEVPLLQKELIRKANTLGIPIITATQMLDSMASCPRPTRAEVSDVANAILDGTDAVMLSNETAVGDYPVEAVETMARIARRIERDYPRRVVDSHMASTIPNAISQAVSTIARQLQAAAILPLTKSGATARNVSKFRPSTTILAITSEVRVARQLQLVWGVNPLLIGHQESTTSTFTLAMGVAQERGLLKEGDLVVQTAGTLSGVSGSTDLVKVGIVSAVLGRGLGIGNGSVSGRVRVAITAEEAARLESGEILVVRETSAAYLDAIRKAKGVIAEEAGCDSHAAVIAQRLGVPVIVGVANATADLRLGEFVTLEVREGVVHRGARNHTQADRSETIL; encoded by the coding sequence ATGGCCCAGCCCGATCTGTCGCGTCGCACCAAGATCGTGGCAACGATCGGTCCAGCCACGGAGTCCCCCCAGCGACTGCGGGACCTGATCCAGGCTGGGGCCACCACGTTCCGTCTCAATTTCTCCCACGGGGACCACTCCGAACATGCCGCCCGGATCGCCACGATCCGTCAGGTGGCCCATGAGCTGGGGATCCATGTGGGCATCCTTCAGGATCTCCAGGGTCCCAAGATCCGTCTCGGCCGCTTCGAGGGCGGTCCCATCACCCTGGCCAACGGCGACCCCTTCGCCCTCACCTCCCGGCCGGTGAGCTGCAACCAGTCGATCGCCACGATCACCTACGACCGCCTGGCCGATGAGGTGACCGCCGGCAGCCGCATTCTCCTCGACGACGGCCGCGTCGAGATGGTGGTCAAATCGGTGGACATCCCCGAGCGGACTCTGCACTGCACCGTTGTGGTGGGTGGGGTGCTCTCCAACAACAAGGGGGTGAACTTCCCCGATGTGCAGCTGTCGATCCGTGCGCTCACCACCAAGGACAGGGAGGACCTCAGCTTCGGCCTCCAGCAGGAAGTCGACTGGGTGGCGCTGAGCTTCGTGCGCAACCCCTCCGACATGCAGGAGATCCGTGAGCTGATCAGCGCTCAGGGGTACAGCACCCCCGTGATCGCCAAGATCGAGAAGTTCGAGGCGATCGATCAGATCGACGCGATCCTGCCCCTCTGTGACGGGGTGATGGTGGCCAGGGGGGACCTGGGGGTGGAGATGCCGGCCGAAGAGGTGCCGCTGCTGCAGAAGGAACTGATCCGCAAGGCCAACACCCTGGGCATCCCGATCATCACGGCCACCCAGATGCTCGACAGCATGGCCAGCTGCCCGCGTCCCACCAGGGCCGAGGTCAGCGACGTGGCCAACGCCATTCTCGATGGCACCGACGCGGTGATGCTCTCCAACGAGACCGCCGTGGGCGATTACCCGGTGGAGGCGGTGGAAACGATGGCTCGCATCGCCCGCCGGATCGAGCGCGACTACCCCCGCAGGGTCGTGGACAGCCACATGGCCTCCACCATCCCCAACGCCATCAGCCAGGCGGTGAGCACCATCGCCCGGCAGCTTCAGGCTGCCGCCATCCTGCCGCTCACCAAGAGCGGGGCCACGGCACGCAATGTCAGCAAGTTCCGCCCCTCCACCACGATCCTGGCGATCACCAGCGAGGTGAGGGTGGCCCGCCAGTTGCAGCTGGTCTGGGGGGTGAACCCCCTGCTGATCGGCCATCAGGAGTCGACCACCAGCACCTTCACCCTGGCCATGGGTGTCGCCCAGGAACGGGGACTGCTCAAGGAGGGTGATCTGGTGGTCCAGACCGCCGGCACCCTCTCGGGAGTGAGCGGCTCCACCGATCTGGTCAAGGTGGGCATTGTCTCCGCCGTCCTGGGACGGGGCCTTGGCATCGGCAATGGTTCGGTCAGCGGACGGGTGCGCGTGGCCATCACCGCCGAGGAGGCGGCACGGCTGGAGAGCGGCGAGATCCTGGTGGTGCGCGAAACCAGCGCCGCCTACCTCGATGCCATCCGCAAGGCCAAGGGCGTGATCGCCGAAGAGGCCGGCTGCGACAGCCATGCCGCGGTGATTGCCCAGCGGCTGGGGGTGCCGGTGATCGTGGGGGTGGCCAACGCCACCGCCGACCTGCGCCTGGGGGAATTCGTGACCCTGGAAGTGCGTGAGGGCGTGGTGCACCGCGGCGCCCGCAACCACACTCAGGCCGACCGCAGCGAAACCATCCTCTGA
- a CDS encoding 5-(carboxyamino)imidazole ribonucleotide synthase — MGSSIGVVGGGQLAWMLAAAAREQGIELHVQTPELTDPAARLATSVVRAPLGDLAASRRLAERASAISFENEWLDLEALAPLEQEGVVFIPRLQSLADLVCKRRQRQLLERLHLPSPRWFPLEQLLTPPPVLEPEDPPVDGAEDRAAEAAEPETPQPPQLPPGFDFPLMAKAVRGGYDGRGTRVIRSQAELEALIETEDPGLWLLEEFVAFEQELALVACRDHLGAVQCYPLVETHQHDQVCEWVLAPAAASQAVEARARNVAASLLAALDYVGVLSIEFFYGRSGLLVNELAPRTHNSGHYTIEACRTSQFAQQVRIVAGEPLGDTSMQLSGALMVNLLGFETSTAAYARQRQALESLAGAHLHWYGKRLALPGRKLGHITLELKASAAAERAREAALRLAEVRAIWPLPPARTP; from the coding sequence ATGGGCAGCAGCATCGGCGTGGTGGGGGGCGGCCAACTGGCCTGGATGCTGGCGGCGGCGGCCCGGGAGCAGGGCATTGAACTGCACGTGCAGACCCCGGAGCTCACCGATCCCGCCGCACGGCTGGCCACCAGCGTGGTGCGGGCGCCGCTGGGCGATCTGGCGGCCTCCCGCCGTCTGGCCGAGAGGGCTTCGGCGATCAGTTTCGAGAACGAATGGCTCGACCTTGAGGCCCTCGCCCCGCTGGAGCAGGAGGGGGTGGTCTTCATTCCCCGGCTGCAGTCCCTGGCGGATCTGGTCTGCAAGCGCCGACAGCGCCAGTTGCTGGAGCGGTTGCACCTGCCCTCGCCGCGCTGGTTCCCGCTGGAGCAACTGCTGACTCCCCCGCCTGTGCTTGAGCCGGAGGATCCGCCGGTGGACGGAGCCGAGGACCGCGCCGCTGAAGCGGCTGAGCCAGAGACGCCTCAGCCACCCCAGCTCCCGCCGGGGTTCGACTTTCCGTTGATGGCCAAGGCTGTGCGGGGGGGCTACGACGGACGCGGCACCCGGGTGATCCGCAGCCAGGCGGAACTGGAGGCCCTGATCGAGACTGAGGATCCAGGCCTGTGGCTGCTGGAGGAGTTCGTGGCCTTCGAGCAGGAGCTGGCGCTGGTGGCCTGTCGCGATCACCTCGGGGCGGTTCAGTGCTACCCCCTGGTGGAGACGCACCAGCATGATCAGGTCTGCGAGTGGGTGCTCGCGCCCGCTGCCGCCAGCCAGGCGGTGGAGGCCCGCGCCCGCAACGTGGCGGCTTCGCTGCTGGCTGCGCTGGATTACGTGGGCGTGCTCTCGATTGAATTCTTCTACGGACGCTCGGGCCTCCTGGTCAATGAGCTCGCCCCGCGCACTCACAACTCCGGCCATTACACGATCGAAGCGTGTCGCACCAGCCAGTTCGCCCAGCAGGTGCGCATCGTCGCCGGAGAGCCCCTCGGAGACACCTCCATGCAGCTCAGCGGCGCGTTGATGGTGAACCTGCTGGGTTTCGAGACCTCCACGGCGGCCTACGCCAGGCAGCGCCAGGCCCTGGAGTCCCTGGCCGGCGCTCACCTGCACTGGTACGGCAAACGTCTGGCCCTGCCCGGACGCAAGCTGGGTCACATCACCCTGGAGCTCAAGGCCTCAGCTGCGGCCGAGCGGGCCAGGGAGGCAGCCCTGCGTCTGGCTGAAGTCCGGGCGATCTGGCCGCTGCCACCCGCTCGTACCCCTTAG
- a CDS encoding ABC transporter permease gives MASKLPLAETVGMALNTLRANRLRSLLTMLGIVIGNASVITLVGVGKGAQNLAEGQLNTLGANVLFVVPGNNDTRRQGIENPRTLVLEDAEAIAEQVPSVRRVAPQITINAVVQSGGNSSNASVSGITPDFLPVRRFEIAQGRFFSDDDIKGARNVAVIGPDLKQKLLPAGSAIGQTLRIRDQTFEVIGVMAAKGAAFGTNQDEAAYIPLSTMVSKLSGRDPTYGVVLTFISAEARDEASTSAAKFQITNLLRQRHRILREDDFAVRSQQDALSIVGTITGGLTLMLGAIGGVSLLVGGIGIMNIMLVSVSERTQEIGLRKAVGARSGDVLLQFLVESLVLASLGGLIGSAVGLGTVAAVSRFTPLPAAIDSGSVLFTVALSGSIGLFFGVVPARRASRLDPIVALRSL, from the coding sequence ATGGCCTCGAAACTGCCCCTGGCGGAAACCGTCGGGATGGCTCTCAACACCCTCAGGGCCAACCGGCTGCGCAGCCTGCTGACCATGCTGGGGATCGTGATCGGCAATGCCTCGGTGATCACCCTGGTGGGAGTGGGCAAAGGGGCCCAGAACCTGGCGGAGGGCCAGCTCAACACCCTCGGGGCCAATGTGCTCTTCGTCGTGCCGGGCAACAACGACACACGCCGCCAGGGAATCGAAAATCCGCGCACCCTGGTGCTGGAGGACGCCGAGGCGATCGCCGAGCAGGTGCCGAGTGTGCGCCGGGTCGCCCCCCAGATCACGATCAACGCGGTGGTGCAGTCAGGCGGGAACAGCTCCAACGCCTCGGTGTCCGGCATCACGCCCGACTTCCTTCCGGTGCGGCGTTTCGAGATCGCCCAGGGGCGATTCTTCAGCGACGACGACATCAAAGGGGCCCGCAACGTGGCCGTGATCGGCCCGGATCTCAAGCAGAAGCTGCTCCCTGCGGGCTCCGCCATCGGCCAGACGCTGCGCATCCGTGATCAGACCTTCGAGGTGATCGGCGTGATGGCCGCCAAGGGCGCCGCCTTTGGCACCAATCAGGACGAAGCCGCCTACATCCCCCTCTCGACGATGGTCAGCAAGCTGAGCGGGCGTGACCCCACCTACGGGGTGGTGCTCACCTTCATCAGCGCGGAAGCCCGCGACGAGGCCAGCACCAGCGCCGCCAAATTTCAGATCACCAACCTCCTGCGCCAGCGCCACCGCATCCTCAGAGAGGATGATTTCGCCGTGCGCTCCCAGCAGGACGCGCTTTCGATCGTCGGCACGATCACCGGAGGTCTGACCTTGATGCTGGGTGCGATCGGGGGCGTCTCGCTGCTGGTGGGCGGCATCGGCATCATGAACATCATGCTGGTGTCGGTGAGCGAGCGCACCCAGGAGATCGGCCTGCGCAAGGCCGTGGGGGCCCGCAGCGGCGACGTGCTGCTGCAGTTCCTGGTGGAATCCCTGGTGCTGGCCAGCCTCGGCGGCCTGATCGGCAGCGCGGTGGGGCTTGGCACGGTGGCGGCGGTGAGCCGCTTCACCCCCTTGCCTGCCGCGATCGACAGCGGCAGTGTGCTTTTCACCGTGGCCCTGTCAGGATCGATCGGCCTGTTCTTCGGCGTGGTGCCGGCCCGTCGGGCCTCACGGCTGGATCCGATCGTGGCCCTGCGCAGCCTCTGA
- the psb29 gene encoding photosystem II biogenesis protein Psp29, with protein MSACLTVADSKRVFHAAFPYVIGPLYRRMVDELLVELHLLSRQSGFRSDSLFAVGLTQVFDGFSKGYRPPEQREPLFAALCASSGFDAQEIRAKRDAAVQAVGEHSLEEVKQWLAQRGKGAPEPIAGVLAGIDRPDFHYSRLFAVGLLSLLQQARGADAVDPQALREAAHEISDSMGLLKERVDKDLTLYASTLEKMAQAVELMEETLAAERRRRERQTQQTKVSAAASDSVQTEPSVVPEANPPAASQGG; from the coding sequence GTGAGCGCCTGCCTCACCGTTGCTGACAGCAAGCGTGTCTTCCACGCAGCCTTTCCCTATGTGATCGGACCCCTGTACCGGCGCATGGTCGATGAACTGCTCGTCGAGTTGCATCTGCTCAGCCGGCAGAGCGGGTTCCGCAGCGACAGCCTGTTCGCGGTGGGCCTCACCCAGGTCTTTGACGGGTTTTCCAAGGGCTACCGGCCGCCGGAGCAGAGAGAACCCCTGTTCGCCGCCCTCTGCGCCTCCTCGGGCTTCGATGCCCAGGAGATTCGGGCGAAGCGCGACGCCGCCGTGCAGGCCGTCGGGGAGCACAGCCTGGAGGAGGTGAAGCAGTGGCTGGCCCAGCGGGGCAAGGGTGCGCCTGAGCCGATCGCCGGGGTGCTTGCCGGAATCGACAGGCCCGACTTTCACTACTCGCGCCTGTTCGCTGTTGGGCTGCTAAGCCTGCTGCAGCAGGCCCGCGGTGCCGATGCCGTGGATCCCCAGGCCCTCCGGGAAGCCGCCCATGAGATCAGCGACTCCATGGGTCTGCTGAAAGAGCGTGTCGACAAGGATCTGACCCTTTATGCCAGCACCCTCGAGAAGATGGCCCAGGCCGTCGAGCTGATGGAGGAGACCCTGGCCGCTGAACGTCGCCGGCGCGAACGTCAGACCCAGCAGACCAAGGTCTCCGCTGCCGCCAGCGACTCAGTCCAGACCGAACCCTCCGTGGTTCCCGAAGCCAACCCTCCGGCCGCCTCCCAGGGGGGCTGA
- a CDS encoding carbohydrate ABC transporter permease, with the protein MDGSPAASPSSSRRGARVGRSATAWGFLAPALLLLSVSVLIPAAMALVISFTATGLDVSEPLRFVGLANIRRLLADPVFLQVLGTTVLYLIGVVPPIVLGSLTLAVLVNRQLPGIHLFRAAFYTPVLVSIVVAAIAFRWLYAENGLINGWLTAWLGEAFTPIGFLTTPWLALPAVMLVTLWKGLGYYMVIFLSGLQGISPELYEAAALDGSEGWRRHLDITLPLLRPYITLVGVISAIAATKVFEEVYLMTQGGPADSTRTLVYYVYDQAFSELDISYACTVGLALFLIVLIFSLLRFLAVGEKGFS; encoded by the coding sequence ATGGATGGTTCCCCCGCTGCCTCGCCGTCGTCCTCCCGCCGTGGCGCCAGGGTGGGCCGCAGCGCCACGGCCTGGGGCTTTCTGGCTCCGGCGCTGCTGCTGTTGAGTGTTTCGGTGCTGATCCCGGCCGCGATGGCCCTGGTGATCAGCTTCACCGCCACCGGGCTCGACGTGAGCGAACCCTTGCGCTTTGTCGGCCTGGCCAACATCCGGCGGCTCCTGGCCGATCCGGTGTTCCTGCAGGTGCTGGGCACCACCGTCCTCTATCTGATCGGAGTGGTGCCGCCGATCGTCCTGGGATCCCTCACCCTGGCCGTCCTGGTGAACCGCCAGCTGCCCGGCATTCACCTCTTCCGTGCCGCCTTCTACACCCCGGTGCTGGTCTCGATCGTGGTGGCGGCCATCGCCTTCCGTTGGCTGTATGCCGAAAACGGTCTGATCAACGGTTGGCTGACCGCCTGGCTGGGGGAGGCGTTCACGCCGATCGGCTTTCTCACCACCCCCTGGCTGGCGCTGCCGGCCGTGATGCTCGTGACCCTCTGGAAGGGCCTGGGCTACTACATGGTCATCTTTCTCTCGGGTCTCCAGGGCATCTCGCCGGAGCTCTACGAAGCCGCCGCCCTCGATGGCAGCGAGGGCTGGCGGCGCCATCTCGACATCACCCTGCCGTTGCTTCGTCCCTACATCACCCTGGTGGGGGTGATCTCCGCGATCGCCGCCACCAAGGTGTTCGAGGAGGTGTATCTGATGACCCAGGGGGGACCGGCCGATTCCACCCGCACCCTCGTCTATTACGTCTACGACCAGGCGTTCTCCGAGCTGGACATCAGCTACGCCTGCACGGTGGGTCTGGCCCTCTTCCTGATCGTGCTGATCTTCAGCCTGCTGCGTTTCCTGGCGGTGGGAGAGAAGGGCTTCAGCTGA
- the petN gene encoding cytochrome b6-f complex subunit PetN yields MLITLGWASLAALFSFSIAMVVWGRNGDGTINF; encoded by the coding sequence ATGCTCATCACCCTTGGCTGGGCTTCCCTGGCTGCGTTGTTCAGCTTTTCGATCGCCATGGTGGTCTGGGGCCGCAACGGCGACGGCACGATCAATTTCTGA
- a CDS encoding DUF2103 domain-containing protein, translating into MGRVVITHSTYVEGLIPVLKALARDEGIETITPAVISRVKGHSPRLRLRVSVPINGGYKLLARRGSTAQEVFVLTTWPREQLQKRLELLCLKD; encoded by the coding sequence ATGGGCCGGGTGGTGATCACCCACAGCACCTACGTGGAAGGTCTGATTCCCGTGCTCAAAGCCCTGGCCCGGGACGAAGGCATCGAGACGATCACCCCGGCCGTGATCAGCCGTGTCAAGGGACACAGCCCACGCCTGCGTCTGCGGGTGTCGGTTCCGATCAACGGGGGATACAAGCTGCTGGCCCGGCGGGGCAGCACGGCCCAGGAGGTGTTCGTGCTGACCACCTGGCCCCGGGAGCAGCTCCAGAAACGCCTGGAGCTGCTCTGTCTCAAGGATTGA
- a CDS encoding CofH family radical SAM protein: MAASLEPLRLAADERRRQLAGDTVTYVVNRNLNVSNHCVKHCGFCAFRRDAGSAGAYWLDLDTLQERAAEAQALGASELCLQGGLNPEARLEGSSLRYHTRLLEALGQAAPGLHLHAFSPQELLFIAEQDQLPLDTVLEELEAAGLGSIPGTAAEVLSETVRRQLCPEKLSARAWCAVVLQAHRRGLATTATLMAGHLETSADRVAHLLTLVELQRRAWDRHQPGFSEFVLLPYVGEAAPAPLRHRVGRDQPDRTEMLVLTAQSRLLLGSWFRNHQPSWVKLGLDGACEALRWGCNDLGGTLMEEHITSMAGARGGTAQSPERLEAAARCLDRPVRRRTTLYAMTCPPP; this comes from the coding sequence ATGGCCGCCTCCCTCGAGCCGTTGCGCCTGGCCGCTGACGAGAGGCGCCGGCAGCTGGCCGGCGACACGGTCACCTACGTGGTCAACCGCAATCTCAATGTCAGCAACCACTGCGTCAAGCACTGCGGCTTCTGTGCCTTTCGCCGCGACGCCGGCAGCGCAGGGGCGTACTGGCTCGATCTCGACACCCTGCAGGAGCGGGCGGCAGAGGCCCAGGCACTGGGGGCCAGTGAACTCTGCCTGCAGGGCGGGCTCAATCCGGAGGCCCGGCTTGAGGGGAGCTCTCTGCGCTATCACACCAGGCTGCTGGAGGCCCTCGGGCAGGCCGCCCCGGGACTTCACCTGCATGCCTTCTCACCCCAGGAGCTGCTGTTCATCGCCGAGCAGGACCAGCTGCCGCTGGACACCGTGCTGGAGGAGCTGGAGGCCGCCGGACTGGGTTCGATTCCCGGCACCGCCGCCGAGGTGCTGAGTGAGACGGTGCGCCGGCAGCTGTGCCCCGAGAAGCTCTCCGCCCGGGCCTGGTGCGCCGTTGTGCTCCAGGCCCATCGCCGCGGGCTGGCCACCACCGCCACCCTGATGGCCGGTCATCTCGAGACCAGCGCCGATCGGGTCGCCCATCTGCTCACCCTGGTGGAGCTGCAGCGACGGGCCTGGGATCGGCACCAGCCCGGGTTCAGCGAATTCGTGCTCCTGCCCTACGTCGGTGAGGCGGCTCCGGCCCCCCTGCGCCATCGGGTTGGACGCGACCAGCCCGATCGCACCGAGATGCTGGTGCTCACCGCTCAGTCCAGGCTGTTGCTGGGCTCCTGGTTCAGGAATCACCAGCCCAGCTGGGTGAAACTGGGCCTGGATGGCGCCTGTGAAGCTCTGCGCTGGGGATGCAACGACCTGGGTGGCACGCTCATGGAAGAGCACATCACCAGCATGGCCGGAGCCCGCGGAGGCACGGCCCAGTCGCCGGAACGACTGGAGGCTGCCGCCCGCTGCCTGGACCGCCCGGTGCGGCGACGCACCACGCTGTACGCCATGACCTGCCCCCCACCATGA
- a CDS encoding DUF1830 domain-containing protein, whose protein sequence is MLSCGYRNSSDRMVILRSSGPGEFYLERVIFPFELLSFQAPKGAELEIWTHGLGGPELLETLPSAELLIEPPDLDSVEGRDDPAWLTIR, encoded by the coding sequence ATGCTCTCCTGCGGCTATCGCAACTCCAGCGACCGCATGGTGATCCTGCGCTCCTCCGGGCCCGGTGAGTTCTACCTGGAGCGGGTCATTTTCCCCTTCGAGCTCCTCAGTTTCCAGGCTCCCAAGGGCGCGGAACTGGAAATCTGGACCCACGGCCTTGGGGGACCGGAACTTCTCGAAACCCTGCCCAGTGCCGAGCTCCTGATCGAACCCCCCGATCTCGACAGCGTCGAGGGCAGAGACGACCCGGCCTGGCTGACGATCCGCTGA